One Urechidicola croceus genomic window, AAAATGATTTAACTTAAAATTATTAAAACACTATTAACTTGCCTCTTTTTTAAATTGCATGTCATATAAATTACTGTAATAACCATCCTTTTCAAGTAATTCTTTGTGAGTACCTTGCTCAACTATAAGCCCCTTATCCATTACAATAATTTTATCAGCCTTTTGAATTGTAGTTAATCGATGTGCAATTATAATTGATGTTTGATTTTGAGTAATTTTATCTGTTGCATCTTGGATTAATTGTTCAGAATATGAATCAATTGACGAAGTAGCTTCGTCTAAAATTAAAATACTTGGATTACTAACATATGCTCTTAAAAAGGCTATTAACTGTCGTTGACCTGAAGACAGCATTACTCCTCTTTCTTTAACATTGTAGTCATAGCCATTAGGCAAGCTCGTAATAAATTCGTGAATTCCTATTTCTTTTGCTGCTACTTTTACATCATCTAATGAGATCTTCTTATCTAAAACAATATTTTTATAGATGGTATCAGAAAATAAAAAAACATCTTGTAATACAACTGCTACATTTTTACGTAAAGTTGGTATTGTATACTCTTTAATATTTTTATTATCTATTTTAATTTCACCCGAGTTTATATCATAAAATCTATTAATTAGGTTAATAATTGTAGATTTTCCTGCTCCAGTTGCACCTACTATTGCTACTGTTTCTCCTTTATTCACTTTAAAAGAAATTCCTTTTAACACTTCCTCATTATTGACATAACTAAACCGAACATTTTCAAACAAAATTGTTCCTTTAAAATGATTAGCTTCAATAATACCATTTGCGTCAATATGGCTTTCAGTATCAATTATTTCAAATACTCTTTCTCCAGCCACAATACCCATTTGAAGTGTATTAAATTTATCGGCTATTTGTCTTAATGGCCTAAACAACATTTGTGAAATCATGATAAAAAACATTATTTCACCTATTGTCGTTTGTGTCTCTTCCGCTATAATTTGAAAACCTCCATACCAAACAATTAAACCCAAAGCAATTGACGTTAAAACTTCTGCTATTGGAAAAAAAATGGAGTAATATAAAACTGTTTTTACCCAAGCTTTTTTGTGCTTATTATTAATATCATAAAACTTTTTATATTCAATTTTCTCACGATTGAATAGTTGAACAATATTCATTCCAGTAACCCGCTCTTGAATAAAACCATTAAGATTTGCTGCTTGTAACCTTACTTCTTTGAAAGAAACTTTTACAGCCTTTTGAAATAATTGTGTAGCATATACTAATATTGGTAAAATAACTAGATTAATGATTGCCAATCTCCAATTAACAACGGTCATTACAATTATTGCTACTAACATTGTTAATAGATCTACAATTATCATAAAAAATCCTTGCCCAAAAAAACTAGCAATACGCTCAATATCAGTAATAACTCTTGTTACTAATTGCCCTACTGAAGATTTATCAAAATAAGACATCCTAAAATTAAGCATGTGCTTATATAGTTGCATTCTAATATCTTTGATGATATTAAACCCTAATTGATTCGCAATAAAAATAAATGAAAAACGTGTAAATGATTCTACTAATAAGAGCATAAACATTAGTGTAATAAAATAAACTAGTTTTGGTTTATCTTTAACTTCAATTGCAAAATCTATTGCATATAATAATAAGTATGGCCTAGCAACTGCTAACCCAGATAATAAAACTGCAGAAACCAAAGCAATAATAAATTGTAATCTATACTTTTTTGAGTATTTCATCAATCTCTTAAAAACTTTTAA contains:
- a CDS encoding ABC transporter ATP-binding protein, with translation MSNKKVKALDLKVFKRLMKYSKKYRLQFIIALVSAVLLSGLAVARPYLLLYAIDFAIEVKDKPKLVYFITLMFMLLLVESFTRFSFIFIANQLGFNIIKDIRMQLYKHMLNFRMSYFDKSSVGQLVTRVITDIERIASFFGQGFFMIIVDLLTMLVAIIVMTVVNWRLAIINLVILPILVYATQLFQKAVKVSFKEVRLQAANLNGFIQERVTGMNIVQLFNREKIEYKKFYDINNKHKKAWVKTVLYYSIFFPIAEVLTSIALGLIVWYGGFQIIAEETQTTIGEIMFFIMISQMLFRPLRQIADKFNTLQMGIVAGERVFEIIDTESHIDANGIIEANHFKGTILFENVRFSYVNNEEVLKGISFKVNKGETVAIVGATGAGKSTIINLINRFYDINSGEIKIDNKNIKEYTIPTLRKNVAVVLQDVFLFSDTIYKNIVLDKKISLDDVKVAAKEIGIHEFITSLPNGYDYNVKERGVMLSSGQRQLIAFLRAYVSNPSILILDEATSSIDSYSEQLIQDATDKITQNQTSIIIAHRLTTIQKADKIIVMDKGLIVEQGTHKELLEKDGYYSNLYDMQFKKEAS